Proteins from a single region of Butyrivibrio fibrisolvens:
- a CDS encoding DnaD domain protein produces the protein MMGKVTMSHHTAASQTAVTNAFIDYYMGDANDAQIKVYLYLLRMMQAGLSTSVCDIADKFNDTEKDIMRALTYWEKKGLISLEYDGAGHLLSISLEDIPEVHDSAKVTVMPGSRAIKASSPATPAIAHRPKKSDEKENQQLVFLAEQYFGRTLSPADIQKIFYIHNDLEFSMDLMDYLMQYCAEQGKKDFRYMEKVAENWAEAGIKTTRQAKARARKYNKNVYTVMKELGFDNTPAPAEAAYIERWFNEYGFSLEIVIEACSRTVLSTQKNRLQYAEGILKSWHESNVSSQEDITKLDQSHTVESSDNTKASKKTSGKNNLYLQFQQNTYDFDALEKELIKN, from the coding sequence ATGATGGGGAAAGTGACAATGAGTCATCACACAGCGGCCAGCCAGACTGCTGTTACCAACGCATTTATTGATTACTATATGGGAGATGCCAATGATGCTCAGATCAAGGTTTACCTTTACCTTCTGCGCATGATGCAGGCAGGACTTTCTACCAGCGTCTGTGATATCGCTGATAAATTCAATGACACCGAAAAAGATATAATGAGAGCCCTTACTTATTGGGAAAAGAAAGGACTCATAAGCCTTGAGTATGACGGGGCAGGTCATCTTCTTAGCATTTCTTTAGAAGATATTCCGGAAGTCCATGACAGCGCTAAAGTCACTGTTATGCCCGGATCAAGAGCCATCAAGGCAAGTTCACCTGCTACTCCTGCAATTGCTCATCGTCCTAAGAAATCAGACGAGAAAGAGAATCAGCAGCTTGTATTCCTTGCAGAGCAGTACTTTGGCAGAACTTTAAGTCCCGCTGATATCCAGAAGATCTTCTATATACATAATGACCTTGAGTTCTCTATGGATCTTATGGACTACCTGATGCAGTACTGCGCTGAACAGGGCAAAAAAGACTTCCGTTATATGGAGAAAGTCGCTGAGAACTGGGCAGAGGCAGGAATCAAGACTACTCGTCAGGCAAAAGCAAGAGCAAGAAAATATAATAAGAATGTTTATACCGTTATGAAGGAGCTTGGATTTGATAATACTCCCGCTCCTGCAGAAGCTGCATATATAGAACGCTGGTTCAACGAATATGGCTTTTCTCTCGAAATCGTTATCGAAGCCTGTTCAAGAACAGTTCTTTCTACACAAAAGAACAGACTCCAGTATGCAGAAGGTATATTAAAGAGCTGGCATGAATCTAATGTGTCATCTCAGGAAGATATAACTAAGCTCGACCAGAGTCATACCGTAGAATCTTCAGATAATACTAAAGCTTCAAAGAAGACATCAGGCAAGAACAACTTATATCTTCAGTTCCAGCAGAACACCTATGACTTTGATGCTTTAGAAAAAGAACTAATAAAAAACTGA
- a CDS encoding Mur ligase domain-containing protein, which translates to MNIYISGISGTGMGPLALMAKKAGINVYGSDRSLGAIANELENAGIEYQVGPQDGTYFSEKIDSVGIDWFIYTSALPQDHPELVMARDRGIKVSKRDELIAKLVKDLDLKMVAIAGTHGKTTTTSMLVWAIDKLTDDNNNRLLPSSYLVGTTLSFVPSGSYKEGDKFFIYEADEYDRNFLNFHPWVSLITYVSYDHPDIYKTREDYEQAFIQFEDQSEKVIFATKEASIHGVDVLKAKGKNLQIIPGIDQRINLSGSPRREDATTAFFAIKEMLSFCGKEVSDERILCVLNEFPGVGRRFERICEGFYSDYAHHPEEVKATIDIAKEEARKLSKKGVVVIYQPHQNTRQHEVRHLYKDAFDEADKIYWLPTYLTREDESLPVITPEEFIADISAKDKAFVAELDDDLAEKIKADHSDGYLIILLTAGPADKWFRNVVK; encoded by the coding sequence ATGAATATATATATTTCAGGAATATCTGGAACCGGAATGGGACCACTTGCTTTAATGGCCAAAAAAGCCGGAATAAATGTTTATGGTTCCGACAGGAGCCTTGGTGCAATAGCAAATGAGCTTGAAAACGCAGGAATTGAGTACCAGGTTGGTCCTCAGGATGGCACCTATTTTTCTGAAAAAATAGATTCAGTTGGAATAGACTGGTTCATTTACACTTCAGCTCTTCCTCAGGATCACCCTGAACTTGTTATGGCAAGAGACAGAGGAATCAAGGTATCAAAGCGAGATGAACTTATAGCTAAGCTGGTAAAAGATCTTGACCTTAAAATGGTAGCTATAGCCGGAACACATGGTAAAACAACTACTACATCAATGCTGGTCTGGGCAATAGACAAGCTTACAGATGATAATAATAACAGGCTCCTGCCCTCTTCATATCTTGTAGGAACCACTCTTTCTTTTGTTCCATCCGGATCCTACAAAGAAGGGGACAAGTTCTTTATTTATGAAGCGGATGAGTACGATAGGAATTTCCTTAATTTCCATCCATGGGTAAGCTTAATAACCTATGTATCCTACGATCATCCTGATATTTATAAGACAAGGGAAGATTATGAACAGGCTTTCATACAGTTTGAGGACCAGTCTGAGAAGGTAATCTTTGCAACTAAAGAAGCTTCCATCCACGGCGTAGACGTCCTTAAAGCTAAGGGCAAAAATCTGCAGATCATCCCAGGGATCGATCAGCGTATCAATCTTTCAGGAAGTCCAAGAAGAGAAGATGCAACCACAGCATTTTTTGCCATAAAAGAAATGCTTAGTTTCTGCGGCAAAGAGGTTTCCGATGAAAGAATCCTCTGCGTTTTAAACGAATTCCCAGGAGTAGGACGTAGATTCGAGCGTATATGTGAAGGCTTTTATTCAGACTATGCCCACCACCCGGAGGAAGTAAAAGCTACAATAGATATTGCCAAAGAAGAAGCCAGGAAGCTTTCCAAAAAGGGCGTTGTAGTCATTTATCAGCCCCATCAGAATACCCGCCAGCACGAAGTAAGGCACCTGTATAAGGATGCTTTCGACGAAGCGGACAAGATATACTGGCTTCCTACTTATCTTACAAGAGAAGATGAAAGCCTTCCTGTTATAACACCTGAGGAGTTTATAGCTGATATAAGTGCAAAGGATAAGGCATTTGTAGCTGAACTTGATGATGACCTTGCGGAAAAAATAAAGGCAGACCACAGCGATGGGTATCTGATTATACTATTAACTGCAGGACCTGCGGATAAATGGTTCAGAAACGTAGTAAAATAA
- a CDS encoding glycosyltransferase family 2 protein yields the protein MKLLSVIVPCYNEEENVADFYEELMKTEEFFKGKDVDFEIIYIDDGSKDGTAKEVHKLIDRDNRVHFVSFSRNFGKEAAIYAGLQHAKGDYVVMLDADLQDPPALLPQMYSYIVNEGYDSVATRRVDRKGEPPIRSFFARRFYHLINKMSKTEIVDGARDYRLMTRRFVDAILSMEEYNRFSKGIFGWVGFDTKWIEFENIERKKGETKWSFWKLFIYAIDGIIAFSTVPLAIASIIGTLFCAIAFVGILFILIRSLFWQDPTSGWPSMVCIIMLVSGVQLFCLGVVGQYLSKTYLEVKKRPMYLVKEDI from the coding sequence ATGAAACTACTTAGCGTGATCGTTCCATGTTATAACGAAGAAGAGAACGTGGCGGATTTTTATGAAGAGCTTATGAAGACAGAAGAGTTCTTCAAGGGTAAAGATGTTGATTTTGAGATCATTTATATAGATGATGGATCTAAGGACGGTACTGCGAAGGAAGTCCACAAGCTTATAGACAGGGATAACAGAGTCCATTTTGTAAGCTTTTCAAGAAATTTTGGAAAAGAGGCTGCTATCTATGCCGGTCTTCAGCATGCAAAGGGAGATTATGTAGTAATGCTTGATGCTGACCTTCAGGATCCACCGGCACTTCTTCCACAGATGTACAGCTATATAGTAAATGAAGGCTATGATTCTGTTGCAACAAGACGCGTTGACAGAAAAGGTGAGCCACCTATCAGGTCCTTCTTTGCAAGAAGGTTCTATCACCTTATCAACAAGATGTCCAAGACAGAGATCGTAGACGGAGCAAGAGATTATCGTCTTATGACAAGACGATTTGTTGATGCGATCCTTTCCATGGAAGAATATAACCGTTTTTCCAAGGGTATCTTCGGCTGGGTAGGCTTTGATACCAAGTGGATCGAATTTGAAAATATCGAAAGAAAAAAAGGCGAGACCAAGTGGTCTTTCTGGAAGCTTTTTATATATGCAATCGATGGAATAATAGCATTTTCAACAGTTCCGCTTGCCATTGCATCCATTATCGGAACACTGTTTTGCGCCATAGCTTTTGTAGGAATACTCTTTATCCTTATAAGAAGTCTTTTCTGGCAGGATCCCACAAGCGGCTGGCCATCAATGGTCTGCATCATAATGCTTGTAAGCGGTGTACAGCTCTTTTGCCTTGGAGTTGTCGGACAGTACCTGTCCAAGACATATCTCGAAGTTAAGAAAAGACCTATGTACCTTGTAAAAGAGGATATATAA
- a CDS encoding glycosyltransferase family A protein: MEDNKAPELEVLISAVDQNTTTLAAAMNLQCDAIIVNQCNEFAYSEYNYRTHLIRCFHCNERGVGKSRNITITHANADIILFSDEDILYREGYKEDVIKEFAAHPEADMILFNIKQSEGRETYYNKSFGRVRWYNYGRYPAYSIAVRRDKLLKSGVTFSQLFGGGARYSNGEDSLFLKQCLDKKMKIYKTNVTLGKEIQRKSTWFEGYTYKFFYDRGVLYHYLYGCMALVFGFRFIYKNRGQMVKDKTFIECFKIFANGVKNAEK; encoded by the coding sequence ATGGAAGATAATAAAGCTCCTGAACTTGAAGTGTTGATTTCTGCTGTAGACCAAAATACTACTACACTTGCAGCAGCTATGAACCTTCAGTGTGATGCTATTATAGTTAATCAGTGCAACGAGTTTGCCTATTCAGAATACAATTACAGGACTCACCTTATCAGATGCTTCCACTGCAATGAGCGAGGAGTCGGTAAGTCCCGTAATATTACTATTACCCATGCAAACGCTGACATAATCCTTTTTTCAGATGAGGATATCCTTTATCGCGAAGGCTATAAAGAAGATGTGATAAAAGAGTTTGCTGCCCATCCCGAGGCTGATATGATCCTTTTTAACATCAAGCAGTCAGAAGGAAGAGAGACTTATTACAACAAGAGTTTCGGACGCGTTCGCTGGTACAACTATGGAAGATATCCCGCTTACAGTATCGCGGTAAGAAGAGATAAGCTCCTTAAGAGCGGCGTTACTTTCTCCCAGCTTTTTGGCGGCGGAGCAAGATATTCCAATGGAGAAGATTCTCTTTTCTTAAAGCAGTGTCTTGATAAAAAAATGAAGATCTATAAGACCAATGTGACTCTTGGCAAAGAGATCCAGCGTAAGTCTACATGGTTTGAAGGATATACTTATAAGTTCTTCTACGACAGAGGCGTTTTGTATCACTATCTTTATGGATGCATGGCCCTTGTATTTGGCTTTAGGTTTATTTACAAGAACAGGGGACAGATGGTCAAGGATAAGACCTTTATCGAGTGCTTTAAGATATTTGCAAATGGCGTTAAGAACGCCGAGAAATAA
- a CDS encoding glycosyltransferase, with translation MSVFFQIIVVSFNAGDELIKTIDSIRQQTFDSWKVYIKDGLSTDGSIDKLRDELSIDKESVASADGKFVLVSEKDTGIYDAMNSALNILPVEDTDSYVYFLNCGDYLKDNDTLQKIHDHIAEAGPDKDKKHIFYGDIYERLTGQVVASNPKMDDFACYRNVPCHQACFYDAKLMLAEHFDTTWHIRADYEHFLRCVYIDKAQTHYIPVTVADYEGGGYSESGNAKAVSERERSLIVNRYLPRSKVLKYDFIRMITLAPLRTRIARNPKTARFYNSIKSALYKRK, from the coding sequence ATGTCAGTTTTTTTTCAGATAATAGTCGTAAGCTTTAATGCAGGCGATGAGCTTATAAAAACTATAGATAGTATTAGGCAGCAGACCTTTGATTCATGGAAGGTTTATATTAAAGACGGCCTTTCTACAGACGGATCCATCGATAAGCTTAGGGATGAGCTTTCTATCGATAAGGAAAGCGTGGCATCTGCTGACGGGAAGTTTGTGCTTGTATCGGAGAAGGATACAGGAATCTATGATGCTATGAATTCGGCGCTTAACATACTTCCTGTTGAGGATACGGATTCTTATGTGTACTTCCTTAACTGCGGCGATTATCTTAAGGACAATGACACTCTTCAAAAGATACATGACCATATTGCGGAGGCGGGGCCTGATAAGGATAAAAAGCACATCTTCTACGGCGATATATATGAAAGACTGACAGGGCAGGTTGTGGCATCAAATCCTAAGATGGACGACTTTGCATGCTATAGGAATGTTCCCTGCCATCAGGCATGCTTTTATGATGCCAAGCTCATGTTGGCAGAGCACTTTGATACAACCTGGCACATAAGGGCTGACTATGAGCATTTCCTTCGCTGCGTATATATAGATAAGGCGCAGACACACTATATACCGGTTACTGTGGCTGATTACGAAGGCGGCGGATATTCTGAAAGCGGAAATGCAAAAGCTGTATCAGAGCGCGAAAGGTCCTTGATCGTAAACAGGTACCTTCCAAGGAGCAAGGTCTTAAAGTATGACTTTATAAGGATGATAACGCTGGCTCCTCTTCGTACCAGGATCGCGCGTAATCCTAAGACAGCACGCTTTTATAACAGCATTAAAAGCGCATTATATAAAAGGAAATAA
- a CDS encoding sugar transferase, with translation MARRRYSESTKRIITLIIGLCELILETVVYAWFWFGRYYPELSSVRISQDGYVLGNGIKYTMNGHIVVLLIYFSLLFFFSRTYGGLRVGYDKPLDVFLSQIFTLLIVNIISYFQLSLMRNWLVSTGPIIQVLFIELALSFVWTYVVDFLYKKFVQMPRELLLISGNHPTDDIEHKFGSRPDRFHITKRINIDADMDLLKKECLSKAYGGVIIWDIPTQKRNELVKFCYAHSVRMYIMPKITDVLVRGSDQLHLFDTPILLLREYSIKIEQRIVKRFIDIICSLILIVLTSPIMLITAICVHLYDAGPVFYKQVRCTVNQKPFKIIKFRSMRQDAEKDGVARLASKNDSRITPIGNFIRKVRIDELPQLFNILKGEMSFIGPRPERPEIIEQYMEEMPEFAYRMKVKAGLAGYAQVYGKYNTTPYDKLKLDLFYIQNYSVWLDIKLMLLTIKILFTPDATEGVDENQITAMKKQSEENEN, from the coding sequence ATGGCACGCAGACGTTATTCTGAATCTACAAAACGAATTATTACACTTATCATCGGCCTGTGCGAACTCATCCTTGAAACAGTGGTATATGCATGGTTCTGGTTTGGAAGATACTATCCGGAACTTTCATCTGTTCGAATCAGTCAGGATGGCTACGTACTTGGTAATGGTATTAAATACACGATGAACGGACATATCGTAGTCCTGCTCATCTATTTCAGCTTACTCTTTTTCTTTTCACGTACATACGGAGGATTAAGAGTTGGATATGACAAGCCTCTGGATGTATTTTTATCACAGATTTTTACACTCCTTATCGTAAATATCATTTCCTACTTCCAGCTCTCACTTATGAGAAACTGGCTTGTTTCAACAGGACCTATCATCCAGGTTCTTTTTATTGAACTTGCATTATCTTTTGTCTGGACCTACGTTGTGGACTTTCTGTACAAAAAGTTTGTGCAGATGCCAAGAGAACTTCTTCTCATATCAGGCAATCATCCGACGGATGACATTGAGCACAAGTTTGGTTCAAGACCTGACAGATTCCATATCACAAAGAGGATCAATATAGATGCTGATATGGATCTTTTGAAAAAAGAGTGTCTTAGCAAAGCTTACGGCGGCGTTATCATCTGGGATATACCAACCCAGAAGAGAAATGAGCTTGTAAAATTCTGCTATGCTCATTCTGTAAGAATGTATATCATGCCTAAGATCACTGACGTTTTAGTAAGAGGATCAGATCAGCTCCACCTTTTCGATACTCCTATCCTTCTTCTTAGAGAGTATTCCATCAAGATTGAGCAGAGGATCGTAAAGAGGTTTATCGATATCATATGTTCACTCATTTTGATAGTGCTCACCAGCCCTATCATGCTTATAACTGCTATATGCGTACATCTTTATGACGCAGGTCCTGTATTTTATAAGCAGGTAAGATGTACTGTAAACCAGAAGCCTTTCAAGATCATCAAGTTCAGAAGTATGAGACAGGATGCGGAAAAAGACGGTGTTGCCCGCCTTGCATCCAAGAACGATTCAAGGATCACACCTATCGGTAACTTTATCCGTAAAGTTAGGATCGATGAGCTTCCTCAGCTCTTTAACATACTTAAGGGCGAAATGTCTTTTATCGGACCGCGTCCTGAAAGACCTGAGATCATAGAGCAGTACATGGAAGAGATGCCTGAGTTTGCATACAGAATGAAGGTTAAGGCCGGACTTGCAGGATACGCGCAGGTTTATGGCAAGTACAACACAACTCCTTATGATAAATTAAAGCTCGACCTTTTCTACATACAGAACTACTCTGTATGGCTTGATATAAAGCTTATGCTCCTTACTATCAAGATCCTCTTTACACCTGATGCAACAGAAGGCGTAGATGAGAATCAGATCACAGCCATGAAAAAACAATCCGAGGAGAACGAGAACTGA
- a CDS encoding glucose-1-phosphate adenylyltransferase, which translates to MIKKEMIAMLLAGGQGSRLGVLTDRMAKPAVSFGGKYRIIDFPLSNCINSGIDTVGVLTQYRPLKLNSHIGIGISWDLDRNFGGVTVLPPYEKVGNSEWYTGTANAIYQNMEYMEAYHPDYVLILSGDHIYKMDYETMLDFHKANNADVTIAVMPVPMEEASRFGIMITDDQNQIVDFEEKPEHPRSNLASMGIYIFSWKALKEALTVNRDQPGLDFGKHIIPYCHGKGERLFAYEFDSYWKDVGTLTSYWEANMELIDIVPEFNLYEEYWKIYTKNDVQPPQYLGPDSTIERSIIGEGSEIEGEVYNSVIGSGVKIGKGTVVSHSIIMNGTQIGENSNIEKAIIAEQCHVGSYVKLGDGEEAPNETRPDIYREGLVTLGEGTVIPDKVTIGKNVMINGVTEAKDYKNGKLSSGKTLDKAGDES; encoded by the coding sequence ATGATTAAAAAGGAAATGATAGCCATGCTGCTCGCAGGGGGGCAGGGTAGCAGATTGGGCGTCCTCACTGATAGGATGGCTAAACCGGCAGTTTCATTTGGGGGAAAGTATAGAATTATAGACTTCCCACTCAGTAATTGTATTAATTCTGGAATTGATACCGTAGGCGTACTTACACAGTACAGACCTCTTAAGCTCAATTCACATATCGGAATCGGAATATCCTGGGACCTCGACCGTAATTTTGGTGGCGTAACTGTTCTTCCTCCTTATGAGAAAGTTGGAAACAGTGAATGGTATACAGGTACTGCTAATGCGATCTATCAGAACATGGAGTATATGGAAGCATATCATCCTGATTATGTTCTGATCCTTTCCGGTGACCATATTTATAAGATGGATTACGAGACAATGCTCGATTTCCATAAGGCTAATAATGCAGATGTTACTATCGCAGTTATGCCTGTTCCTATGGAAGAAGCAAGCCGTTTTGGTATCATGATCACAGATGATCAGAACCAGATCGTAGACTTTGAGGAAAAGCCTGAGCATCCACGTTCAAACCTTGCTTCAATGGGTATTTATATCTTTTCCTGGAAGGCACTCAAAGAGGCTCTCACAGTTAACCGTGACCAGCCTGGACTTGATTTTGGTAAACATATTATCCCGTATTGCCATGGCAAGGGCGAAAGACTCTTTGCTTACGAATTTGACAGTTACTGGAAGGACGTAGGAACACTTACTTCATATTGGGAAGCTAATATGGAGCTTATAGATATTGTTCCTGAGTTCAACCTCTATGAAGAATACTGGAAGATCTATACCAAGAATGACGTTCAGCCTCCGCAGTACCTCGGACCTGACAGTACTATAGAAAGAAGTATCATAGGTGAAGGATCTGAGATCGAAGGTGAAGTTTACAACTCCGTAATAGGCAGCGGTGTTAAGATCGGTAAAGGAACCGTTGTCAGCCATTCTATCATAATGAATGGTACACAGATCGGAGAGAACAGTAATATAGAAAAAGCGATCATCGCTGAGCAGTGCCATGTAGGCTCTTATGTAAAGCTTGGTGATGGTGAGGAAGCGCCTAACGAAACGAGGCCAGATATATACAGGGAAGGACTTGTTACTCTCGGTGAAGGAACTGTGATTCCGGATAAGGTAACGATCGGTAAGAACGTAATGATCAACGGCGTTACTGAAGCCAAAGACTACAAGAATGGAAAGCTTTCAAGCGGCAAGACTCTGGATAAGGCAGGTGATGAATCATGA
- the glgD gene encoding glucose-1-phosphate adenylyltransferase subunit GlgD, with product MRAIGIILAGGNSSKMGELSEKRAVCAMPIAGHYRSIDFALSNMSNSHIQTVGVITQYNAGSLNEHLSSSKWWDFGRKQGGMFIFTPTQTASNSRWYRGTADAIGQNLDFLKKCHEPYVIITSGDCVYKMDYNKLLEYHISKQADITVVCKDMPADVNTDRYGTIRMNEESRIDEFEEKPVVAKSNTVSCGIYVIRRRQLIELIEKAEAEERFDFVRDILVRYKDMKRIYGYKIKEYWSNIATVEDYYKTNMDFLKPEVRNYFFNEYPSIYTKVIDLPPAKYNVGVRVKNSLISSGCIINGTVEDSLVFKESFIGNNCYIKNSIILNDVYIGDNSHIENCIVESHGTIQANSYCKGEDKVQVVVENNERYVI from the coding sequence ATGAGAGCAATAGGAATTATTCTGGCAGGTGGTAACAGCTCCAAGATGGGCGAGCTCTCTGAGAAAAGAGCTGTATGCGCAATGCCGATAGCAGGTCATTACCGCAGTATTGACTTCGCACTTTCAAATATGTCCAACTCTCACATTCAGACAGTTGGAGTTATAACACAGTACAATGCGGGTTCACTTAATGAACACCTTTCATCAAGTAAATGGTGGGATTTCGGACGTAAGCAGGGTGGTATGTTCATATTCACACCAACCCAGACTGCTAGTAATTCAAGATGGTACAGAGGTACTGCGGATGCAATTGGTCAGAACCTCGACTTCCTTAAGAAATGTCATGAACCCTATGTGATAATCACATCCGGTGATTGTGTCTACAAGATGGATTATAACAAGCTCCTTGAATATCACATCAGCAAGCAGGCTGACATCACAGTAGTATGTAAGGATATGCCTGCAGACGTTAATACCGACAGATACGGTACTATCAGAATGAATGAAGAGAGCCGTATTGATGAATTCGAGGAAAAGCCTGTTGTAGCTAAATCAAACACAGTATCCTGCGGTATCTACGTTATCCGCAGAAGACAGCTCATCGAACTTATCGAGAAGGCTGAAGCTGAAGAAAGATTTGATTTTGTACGTGATATTCTTGTCAGATACAAAGACATGAAACGTATCTACGGCTATAAGATCAAGGAATACTGGTCCAACATAGCTACAGTTGAAGATTATTACAAGACCAACATGGATTTCCTTAAACCGGAAGTCAGGAACTATTTCTTTAATGAGTATCCGAGTATCTACACCAAGGTTATCGACCTTCCTCCGGCAAAATATAATGTCGGCGTAAGAGTCAAGAACAGCCTTATCTCAAGCGGATGCATCATTAACGGAACCGTCGAGGATTCACTGGTATTCAAAGAATCCTTCATAGGAAATAATTGCTATATTAAGAATTCCATCATCCTAAACGATGTTTATATTGGCGATAACTCTCATATCGAGAACTGTATTGTGGAAAGTCACGGCACGATACAGGCCAACTCCTATTGTAAAGGAGAAGACAAAGTTCAGGTGGTGGTAGAGAATAACGAGAGATATGTCATCTGA
- the spoVG gene encoding septation regulator SpoVG — MKITDVRVRKVLKQGKMKAVVSITFDNEFVVHDIKVIEGEKGLFIAMPSKKSADGEYRDIAHPINSDTRQQIQTMILDAYEKAAVEDDTAQPAEETPETPFV; from the coding sequence ATGAAGATTACAGATGTACGTGTTCGTAAGGTTCTTAAACAGGGCAAAATGAAAGCAGTAGTTTCAATTACTTTTGATAATGAATTTGTAGTTCATGATATCAAGGTAATCGAAGGCGAAAAAGGATTGTTCATTGCAATGCCATCCAAAAAGTCGGCGGATGGTGAATACCGTGACATAGCTCATCCAATTAATTCCGACACACGCCAGCAGATCCAAACGATGATCCTTGATGCATATGAAAAGGCAGCTGTAGAAGACGATACAGCGCAACCGGCAGAAGAAACGCCGGAAACACCTTTTGTTTAA
- a CDS encoding EpsG family protein — MWIYLLLTLVTIGLAFNVRKVIPEGEGKYVFVYNMRSRQHVLNIISMVSIFIMLFAVSALRLNVGNDYAKYTNFMHLIYANAYVPTEVGFNILVWAIYFLSGYENYILVFAIFSFVTVLLFMYAMNDLSQSFRWSFLMFMLLSYYFQSLSTVRYYLALGAALLAFSYIKKGDWPRFVFIVLLGACFHKSLLVILFLYPACCIKWKRWMGLATGIVCLSFLFLQDYYLKLLLIVYPSYQDTDMLEGGTSLISIARCIAVLAFAFLYRDKIKDDRMNIIYVKCNTLALILYVFCSFIPVISRIGYYLTVTQILLVPSILERIEDETKKKIFKLAVLIACLLYFLIFMWKQAPADGVRILPYNTFLLNDMVPLEYQILD; from the coding sequence ATGTGGATTTATCTCCTTTTGACCCTTGTGACTATAGGACTTGCCTTTAATGTACGAAAGGTGATTCCTGAAGGAGAGGGTAAGTATGTTTTCGTTTACAATATGCGCTCTCGTCAGCATGTGCTGAATATAATTAGCATGGTGAGTATCTTCATCATGCTTTTTGCGGTGTCTGCACTTAGGCTTAATGTTGGTAACGACTATGCCAAATATACGAATTTTATGCATTTGATATATGCAAATGCTTATGTGCCGACAGAAGTTGGTTTTAACATCCTTGTGTGGGCTATCTATTTCCTGAGCGGATATGAAAATTATATTCTTGTTTTTGCGATATTTTCTTTTGTCACAGTACTGCTTTTTATGTATGCAATGAATGATCTTAGTCAGTCTTTTCGCTGGTCATTTCTTATGTTCATGCTTCTTAGCTACTATTTCCAGTCTCTATCAACAGTAAGATATTATCTGGCGCTTGGAGCTGCCCTTCTTGCTTTTAGCTACATTAAAAAAGGTGACTGGCCAAGGTTTGTTTTTATAGTTCTTCTTGGAGCATGCTTTCACAAATCGCTCCTTGTGATCCTTTTTCTGTACCCAGCATGCTGTATTAAGTGGAAGAGGTGGATGGGACTTGCTACAGGAATTGTGTGTCTTAGTTTTCTTTTCCTTCAGGATTATTATCTTAAACTGCTTCTGATAGTATACCCGTCATATCAGGATACAGACATGCTGGAAGGCGGAACAAGTCTTATATCTATAGCAAGATGCATTGCAGTACTTGCTTTTGCCTTTTTGTACAGGGACAAGATCAAAGATGACAGGATGAACATCATATATGTTAAGTGCAATACTCTGGCGCTTATATTGTACGTGTTCTGCAGCTTTATTCCTGTAATATCAAGAATAGGATATTACCTTACTGTAACGCAGATACTGCTTGTACCTTCAATACTTGAACGGATTGAGGATGAGACCAAAAAGAAGATCTTTAAGCTTGCTGTTTTGATCGCATGCCTTTTGTATTTTTTGATATTCATGTGGAAGCAGGCACCGGCAGATGGCGTAAGGATCCTGCCGTACAATACCTTTTTACTTAATGATATGGTGCCGCTTGAGTACCAGATCCTGGACTAG